The genomic DNA ATCAGCGTGACAAAGTAAAATGATGTAGAAAAAAACTCCACTTTTAatccatttttcttctttagaATACGGACAAGAATTATGCCGAGTGATCGGTCATAGTTTGCCGACCCCtaacaaatgaaacaataaaaaaaaagaaacaaacatatataaaaatgtctATAAAGTCATGTCTTTTCACCGATCATACTGCATGTATAAATTGAGGCAATGTCAGCATCTCttaatcatgataataatgcCCGAAACTAATCAGATACTTATGGCACAGTGAGACCATTCAAGGGCATTGGAAGAGGGAAACATCTCACTAAACAAAGTGTACATTATATACAAAAACATTGAACCATACAAAAGTGCAATTTTGACAAAGGAAAAACTTTGTCACAATCGAAAACAGAGAGGATCATGGGAATAAGTGATGTAACCGCTGTGTGGGCTGCTGTAATAAGGAGCAGCTCTTGTGTAGATGGGGAACGAGAGTTCTGCACACATCTGCACTCTCTTGATGGCCTTAGCTGCGCCATTAGGAGTGTATGTGCTGCCACCTGTTGAGCAGATGGGAGAACTTCCAGCTTCCTCTTTGTCCCAGCTTTGTCCCAGCTGAGGCCTCTTTGTTCCGACCTGTCCGTGTGTGAGCCGAGGCTGCTGCTCCACTCTGACCTGCACACTGGAGAGCGGAGAAGGTCTGGAGGGCCGATCACAGGGACTGTCTCTCTTCAGGAGGGATTCGATGGAGAAAGGACTGCTGAACTTGGCCTCACATCTGATCTGAACGGCTTTGCAGGCCGCAGGTTCAGGAGAGCGGGGAGCTGAGCCGGCCTCTGAAGATCCATTCCTTTCTTCTGTTTCCACTTTGGAGGCCAACTCAGGAAAGAGCTGCAGGATTCCTTTGAAGTGACGACGCACCATCTTTGTTGTGATCTGACTGGAGTCCAGTTTCCAGTAGTTTCTCTTACTGGGCAATGCTTTTGTGTTGACTGGaatctgaaaaacacaacacaactgagttAGGGAGATTTTACAGATGGGAGTAATTAGCTCCTTCTATATCATTGAACTGCTTGAAGCACTCTTACCTTGACAAAACATGAGTGAGTCGATAAACAGACTCTGATGTTGTTCCCAAGTAATTTTTTGTCTTCACTCATGACAGGTGTTATTCTGTCCATCAACTAGAAAACACCAGAGTAAAGGTTTAAGAGAGAATCCTtgaacacagtcactgaacgcAGCTCAATTAGACAATTTCTTACCTGAGTAAAGGTGAGCATCTTGTCTGGAGCAGCTTGGAGGACAAAGGCAATCTTGGCCAAATAGGTTACGTTCCTGTTCCTGAGCCAAGCATCCTGAGCTCCAAACTTCTTGGTTCTGTTCAGCATGTTGTTGGTTGGAGAGtagtgtctctctcacacacacagtagtgcTGCTACCTACAGggtgactgagtgactgtaGATGTGGACCTGAAGCGGTCTGTCCTGAATTTAAGTCCTGTTTGGACAATAGGACATTAGTGGGTGTGCACTGCGGGTTAATGAGGGGCTTTTCATGAGCAGATAGAGCTGGAGGCAGAGCCAACGATCAGAGAAACAATCCATTTCTAACACTTCATCAGCATATGTGATGGAATGAGCTGGAGTCTTATCTGCCTGTGTGACCTGTACTCCCCACCTTTgactgtcactttaaaataaagcaaTTTGATCTTGACATGCACGTAAAGATCACAGTGAGTGACGTAAAGTAAATTTGCTAAATCAGACAGGTGATAAATATATTTAAGGCTGTTCCATCGGGTTGGGTTTTAAggcctcacaaacacaaacagggaaGACACGAGATTCTGAGAACATAATTCATTTCAAACTTCTTCAATCAGATGCATGTTGCTTCTCCTTCGGTGTGAGACCAAGTCCTACTTCTTAATTtgagagataaatgtgtttttactccTCACACGTCGACATTCCAGTGAGCAATCTAATCACATTCCAACCGTTTGCGCATTGCTCATCACCGCTTTCAATTTGAACCTATTGTCTATTGACCCACATAATGATGGGCGCTAATTTGCATCAGTGATCTCCATTCAGATGCATTAACACATTACCTGTGCTGGATGCTTTGGACAACTTCAGATTATTGCATCAGATCAGatgagtgactgtgtgactcTGCAGGGAATCCATTTTGAGCAAACAAGACAGCAGCTGTCTTCACTTGTTCTTGATTGACTGTCAGCAGTTCAGCTGATCTAGGGTCTGTTCAGTTTGCATCGCCTGCAGAATATTCCAGAAACGGTCAAACAAGATTTAGGAGGTCCCTGGTGTTTTGAACTTTTTAGattagatagatactttattcatctcacagagaaattcacaaatACACTTGTGAATACACTCCACAGTGAATACAACAACCAAACCTTTAGGAGTGATTTGAAAAAGAGGTTATGAAGCCATGTTAACGCCACTCTACCCAAATAATCTGgagcagcacattttttttgttgaactgTTTATTCGTTGTTTAAAGGGGCTACAAATAGTTACAATCTTATTTGATAAGTTCCAATCTGTTCAAAAcctaattattatgattaattCACTCTTAGAACTTAATGTACAACATCTTTGAAAGTCAGTTAAAGGCACATTATTATACTTATCAAAGGTTTTATCTCTCTAGGTCTTAAAAGAAGCTTTTAAAAACATAGTTTTTCATTtctgagttaaaaaaaatacatattaagTAGTTGTACAATACAGTAAAGCAgcaaactaaaactaataataTAATGCTGATGCAGCTTTATTGGTCAAGTATGAGTGCACATTCAAGGAATTTCACTCTCTTTTCCATTTCTCAGTGTACTTTCACGTTAAAAACCCATTCAGTTAAACACTGTACAGAAATATGAAATTAGAATAGTACAGTGTATTAATAATTGTATGAGGCAgggaaacaagacaaaaaacattCTTGACCTAGTTTGTCCTTATCTGTCTACctattaaaatattcattttcatacCTGCCCAGCTATAATATCATCAAAACAGTTTACTCTGACCACTGGCTTTGATTTCAGCTGAGAGAATTCTCCTTCGATCAGGCTTCAGCTGGAAGTTCTTCCATTTGCTCACCAGGTGGCAGCATACACCACAGCTGCAAAGACCATCATGCAgatgcacatgtgcacagagCCTTCAGAGCCCACTTAACACCACTAACCAGCATTCGCCCTCCTTTTCTGGCTGTAATGAGTTAAAGACCTGATGTAGTAGCTATGTGAAGCACTGTAGCACATATTAGCATTGTAAAGACACCAAGGCCATTGTGATGTTCATGCAAACACTTTAAATTGTCCTGATACAGCATCACACTATCACGTTCAACAGTTGTTACAACAGAGTATTTTCTCTACTTTCAGGTCTGTACAAATATGCCCGTGCTCAACCATAATACTCTGACCTtaaagttacattacattacattacattacattacattacatgtcatttagcagacgattttatccaaagcgacttacaaaagtgcatttaaacatttaggtacaaataagagcttcaagcagatcaaactatgaagtgctagtcataagtgcgatgtacaagtttatttatttattttttgtcgtcttagttgTCATACACTAACTTTATTACACCTCAGTTCATTCGCAATTTTGTATTCCCTGAGGAACTTCTATTATCTTCAAGTTTATGAGTTGAGCTGCTGAAATTGCAATATAAACTAGATATGGGAGTGATCTGAAAGTTAATTGAGTTATTATATACAAAGTAATCAACAAAGGGCTGTACAGTAGCTGCATCTGGCAGATAACGATTGTGGTCATCAAGTAAAATATTTCCTTctttcaaataaagctttagaTACTGTATAAAAACATAAGAAGAATACAAATATGGAGTCGGACTAGATACATTCCAACTTCTTTCCAATACAATTATTacaattacatgtttttttctgtttgttttatcacTCCCGTAcgcttttgtaagtcgctttggataaaagcgtctgctaaatgacatgtaatgtaatgtacgcTTTGTGTTCGCTTTCGATAgaactttgttttgaaaaccGGACATGGGGCGTCTGAGTAGAATTGGCGTAAAGGAGGACGTAAACATCGTCGCACTTCACGTTTAGGCGCGGCTGATTTGATCGAATTGGTTTCTCTCACCGTCCAAAACCATGCAGATTTTGGAATCATGTAAAGTGGACCCTTGGCCgtgggtgtgaatggttgtttgtctccaagTGTCCCTGTAATGGACCGGGAgatgtccagggtgtgaccccgcccatcgcactatgtcagctgagactggcacagcgaGACCCTCTCGCGTGGACATTACACAATTCCGTGTTCTTTTTCTCCATGTCTGGGTCTCCGTGATAATCGTATGCTAACCCGTATGCTTGTAAAACGTTGTCAGTGTGTCAGTTAATCCTGTAGATAACGTCAAACTAAACAAAGACAGATTACCGTTACAAAGCTTTTCAACAGCCAGATGAGCCACTTAATTGGATCTGTTATCCTGTAAACAGTCATTCTCAAATGAAAACCTCTGCAAAGCCTAAAATCCTCTCATAGGGgtttacaataaaatatcacttttttaagaaaatgacacaaataaagcAATTCAATTTTTTATGAATAGTTTCATATAGTACCTATATATAGGAGTAATCATGGGGTCATAGTTCACTTTTTGTAACACAAACAAGGTTAATCATCAATTTCTGAAGAGATATAAAGTACACAATTTGTATTAGTGGTTTATGATTTCACATTCATTGGACTCAGTACCTTTTGTACTTCATACACAAGAtctatgaagtacttttactgtaaaCTTTTGTATAGTAATCtagggtcaaagttcactttttgctatatatatatgtatacatagtcggattaaatgtgacacttttttttttaatttattagatttttttcagATCATTTACACAAAACTTGACCGAAACACAGTAAGTAGGTGCAGGGCTTTTATtctctttgaaggaagtgactttgacatcgactttttgtgaattttatgaacatttttcatacaaacatcctctgttgttgtgggaatgagacatgtatctcactcccactgtctgatgattggataataacacatttatctctggaaatgagtaacaaactgtatatttttgggCTGAAGTTTAAgttgatatttgttttgttggggaaataaaacaaatgtttctctaatgtaaacaaagaaaaaattcCCAGAGCATTTAGACATGAATATTGGAAATGTTTATAGGCATGTAAAAATCAAATTGCTTTATTTTAAGTTGAGGTGTAAATACAGGTCACACATTCAGATTATGCTGATGAAGTGTTAGAAATGGATTTTCTGACCATTGGCTCCACCCCCTAATTAACCCACAGTGCAGACCCTCTAATGTCCTATTGTACAAACAGGACTTAAATTCAGGACAGACTGCTTCAGGTCCACATCTGCAGTCACTCAGTGACCCTGTAGGTAGCagcactgctctgtgtgtgacaCTACTCTCCAACCAACATGCTGAACAAGACCAAGATGTTTGAAGCTCAGCTGCATCAGGATGCTTTCTTCTGGAAGAATAACACCTATGTGGCCAAGATTGCTTTTCTCCTCCAAGCTGCTCCACACAGGAGGCTCACCTTTACTCAGGTAAGACATTGTGTAATCAGACTGTGATCAGTGACTGTGTTCAAGAATTCTCTCCTTTAAAAAGTACAGTTTTTAGACTcgactctttttttcctttgtagTTGCGGTACTTAATAACATCTCTCACCGGtgacaacagaaaaacagttAGGGGCAACATCAATGTCTGCTTAAACATTCACCCATGTTTTGTCAAGGTAAGAGTGCTTCAAGCAGTTTGATGATATAAAAGGAACAAATGACTCCCATCTGTATCAAATCTTAAACTCAGTTGTATTTTTCAGATTCCAGTGGACCCAAGTGTAGTGCGCAGTCTAGTACTCAAAAAATACTTCTGGACACTGGACCCCAGTCAGGTCACAATGAAGGTGCTGCGTCGTCACTTCATAGGAATCCTGCATCTCTTTCCTGAGTTGGCCTCCAAAGTGGAAACAGAAGAAAGGAATGGATCTTCAGAGGCCGTCTCAGCTCCCCGCTCTCCTGAACATGCGGCCTGCAAAGCCGTTCAGATCAGGTGTGAGGCCAAGTTCAGCGGTCCTTTCTCCATCGAATCGCTCCTGAAGAGAGACAGTCCCTGTGATCGGCCCTCCAGaccttctcctctctccagTGTGCAGGTCAGAGTGGAGCTGCAGCCTCGGCTCACACACGGACAAGTTGGAACAAAGAGGCGCCTCAGCTGGGACAAAGAGGAAGATGGAAGTTCTCCTATCTGCTCAGCAGCTAAGACCATGAAGAGGATGCATGTGTGCACAGAGCCTTCATATCCCATCTTCACAAAACCTGCTCCTTACTTTACTTACCCACACGGTACCAAATACATCATTTACCCTGGACCAGCATTTACATAATGTCATTTGTGGCTGTATTGAGCTTTAGACCTGACCCAGCATCTTTGTGGAGCACTTTCTCCTTAAattctccttgtctcctcttcTCAATAAATTGTTATAAAATGTTGACAATGTGATTGTGAGTGTGGTCATTAACAATGCAAACTACAAAAGCACAGCAACCATCACCCCAACAAAAgctatcaataaataaaagctatCAGCTGTCAGTGTTGCCTCACTGACTTTACATTGAGTAGAAAGATAATAGTTGTCAAAATCACATCAAAATTCAGCAAATGATCACAGTAAACCTGCAGGTCTGGGTAAAAATGGCAGTGACTATAATGAATGAGGGGACAAATACTGAAATGAAGGTGATAAAACAGAACAATACTCATTTACAAGTACACAGGTTTGTACAAGTACACAGCATTTGTTATCTGCCACACATAAGAACTCAATCACCACAGTTACTGCTTATACATATTCATCTGTTGACTTGTATAGATCTCTGATTGTGACAAATTTGCATAAAGAGTTCataacatgtttgtttacctatatttaaatttttcagATCACTctagtttattttgaaatttcaacaGCTCGACTCATAAACCTAAAGCTTGGTTGTCAGTGCTGAACTGCACAGTCTGAAAAGTTTAGTGCAATTTAACAAATCCTCTTCATTAACATGGAATACACACCAACACTCTGACTCCAATATCTTACAAAGCTTAAAATCCTCTCATTTTAGGTGTAAATTACACAATTAAAGCATCTCTCTGTCAGCAGTATATCCATGCAGTTGGTCATAATCTACTTTTAAATACAAGAACACTAGATAAAGAgaagttttgttttcagtgtgtaatCTGACATAGATATTAAGTCACTTGAAtaattttttaatgaaatcatGTATTTACAGTTAGACGGAGCCGCCAACTTTGTCAGGAGTCAAAAATCTTAGAAAAACACAGGTTTAGTCTTGTGActtcaacaatttaaaaaggtcatcgtaaataaaataacttcagttcaactacatttaaaattgtACTTTTGTTTAAGTGTACAACCGCGTCTGCATTTCACAAGAATAGAACAGTTTGAGTTTTGGTTTTTTATAACTATAGGCTACTATAGTATTATAAAGACCAGAAAGGAAAGGATAAAATATGAGATATTCAGCCGCAATTCACAACTTCACCAGTGGATGTCGgtaaatcccacacacacacactgtactttatttaaatttagttttattGTTCTACAAActgcttgtttttgtgaaatcagattagtttcaaaacaaaactcccAGGTTAAAGCATTCAACATTGACATTATCACACGGAAGAACAGTAGACGCAAgactaaatgaaataaaatgccatTTTATTGTTCAGCCGTGTCATAACCTCGTCTCCAAAATAAGAACAGCAGGACTACAACTGTTTTTCGTCAACCAAGCTACCCTTGACGGCCAATAAAACTGGGTTTTATTAGACTGCCAGTGATGGCGTTAAAGACTTTTCTATCAGACATCCAATGACGGCATACAAAATAGTTGATAACCTACCAgtgatactgtatataaaacactTGTCTCTAGATTTATCCCCGACCCACCCTCAATTTTACCCATTTCCCTCCTTAGAACATTtgtgacactgacattttatgctTAAACAAGCACATATTAAGAATGCATATTTCTCCATTTCtgagattataaaaaaaactacacaatgTTACACTTTAAGTCAGAGTACAATTCAACTGATTATTAGTGTTCTACACATTCGGCCATAAACCAAAGGAACATTGTATAATATCACTATAACTTAACACTACATGTAAtatacgtttaaaaaaaaaaaattacaaatgatTAGCATTGAAGAGAAAATGAAGATGGCTAGTGAAGGCAAGCTGGGTCAGTACCATAACAGAGAAAGAGtaatacaaaaagaaataaaaaaatagaataggaaaaatagaaacaaaaactgATAATACAGGCAAGGCTAAAACATGTGTTTCAAACTTTTAAGATCCACCTCATGTGCATTCATCCATATATAGGTAACCTGCTCCAAGACCTCCATTGTGCGATTCCACACCTCTGATTCTTAAACCCTTTCTTTACCCCCCTGTTTTGACTTGCTTCAACATTCCTATGGCAAccatcttgtttgttttcttgtgtcagGCACTTTCCTAGACccctttatttctctctttacCTTCAACAACACTACAGGTCAATAATAATGCTGCTCCGGACAATACAGGCCAATCACGATGCAGGTTCTATCAGAGTACAACTGCAGATAAACACAGGTAGAAAACAGGAATCGAGTTacaaatttacagtttttacttaaaaaaaccaAGTGATTTGAGAGTTTAGGAGAAGCCCGTCTCACCACTCCTACAGGTCAGTGTCAAACCAGGCCAGCTGGTTGCTGTCCATCAGGTCCTGGGTGTGGCCGAGATCTGGCAGTGGGTCGGTGTGGTGGCCCAGGTCGGGAAGAGTGTCGGCATGGTAGTCAGCACCTTCCATCATGGGGTCCAACAGTGAGTCCTGGCCGTAGGCTGATGGATAAGTTCTGTAGGCTCCAtctaaaaaaaggcaaaaacaaaatgctttagTGCATGTGGATTATGTATTACCTCTCTAAAttcaatgaaaaataatgatttatctCATATAAGTTAGAAATAGTCACAATAAACTTATTTTGACAACAAGATGATTTGTAATATCAGATTACATAAACAAGAGGTGAGAGATAAGAGTCAGCGATTAAAATGTTATTCACCATCTGGCCTATAAGCCAAAGGGTCCCCCTGAGCTCCCATATCCAGCCCCAGGTCTCCagtctaaaaaaaagaagaaaggaaacaaGTTAGACGCATCATATCTGGTTTGTGTCACAATACTATTGCTGAAACTAATTCCTCAGTAGATGTTGTCAATCACACTTTTTCATTGcaatttatattacatttaatgttAGTGTATAAATAAGATACTGTATCTTTGCAGATGCAAGGCAACTTGTTATCTCCCTCCAATCTTAGGGTGCTGTAGGCAAAAACAAGTCTTGCTGCATCCAAGTCCAGGGTTCCTTTTAACGACTTGAATGTAACTCCGTTATCCTCATCCATACTTTTCAATGTGATACCGTTTGATATAATATAATTGTGTGTATACCTCATTCCAGGCCATGGGCTCAGTTCTAAACAAAGAGCTAGTCAACTCCACTGACAGACGTTTCTTGTAGTCCTGGGGCTTGTCCTCAGACATGCGGAACAGCACAGCTGCAGCATAGGTTGCTGCAGGAGGGAATGTACCAAAACACGGGTCAAGTCACTCTCACAGACGAtccaaaatgtaaacacagtctgtatttatagagggCTACTCACCAACTCCTTCATTGCGGGAGTGCAGCAGCTCAGTAAGAGGTGCGGTGGCTCCTTCGGCTTCGATTGCCTCAGCAGCTTCCTTGTCCTGTGCCAGTTCGCACAGCACACCTGCTGCCACACGCTGGATATTCTCCACTGGAGAATACAATAACTGATAAAGACAAAACATAGTTAGTGGTATGCATATATTGTGTTAAAAGAATAGTGAGAAGAGGCAAAAGCAGTCCAAAGATTTGAGATATCGGGATTCTGTTTTACCTGGACAAAGAGTGGAATGGTGTTGAGCCCTCTGATGACAATTCTGTTGTGGACATCCCGGGCCAGGATGTGCAGAGCTCCTGTGCAGCCCTCCACTATTTCTTCCATACGCACACCCTCCTGTTAAAGTGTGAGTAAGGGAAAAAGAAATTAACCActaatatacacatatagaaaaCTCTGGAGTTTTGCTGATTTGGTCACGCACCACAAACTGTTGCTGATTGCCTCCCATGCTGGTGCGCCTCTGGGTGTCCTGGTGAGCTCGGACGAGCAGTTGGACCAGGCGGGGGATGGCTCCCTGCTCACGCAGAGCACTGTGGTTGGCTGGGCAAAGAGCCAGGTTCCTGATCAAACCAACTGTGGCCTAGATGGAGggaataatataaatatattggtGGGTTAGAGGTAAATCTTTGTAATCACAGATGTTGGTATATGCACATTTCGTGGAAAATTGTGTTACTAGTTGGGGGAAAGTGAGCAAGTATGGATTCAGCTACTGACCTTGATTAGTGGCCAGTGGGAGGGAGGGTGCAGGAGTTTGACCACCACAGGCAAGCCGTAATGAAGACGCACAGCATTCTGGGCCATCTCAGCATCCTGGTGGCGAGAAGTCAGGTGGCGCAGGGCACAGACTGCTGGCTCTGTGATGTCCTCCCTGTCACCAGCACGGAGCACTGTTCGCACCAGAGCCTCAATGCCTCCAACCTGGTGGGATAAGATCAGTTAACTACACGTTATtgtgtgg from Solea senegalensis isolate Sse05_10M linkage group LG20, IFAPA_SoseM_1, whole genome shotgun sequence includes the following:
- the LOC122786354 gene encoding forkhead box protein H1-like — protein: MLNRTKKFGAQDAWLRNRNVTYLAKIAFVLQAAPDKMLTFTQLMDRITPVMSEDKKLLGNNIRVCLSTHSCFVKIPVNTKALPSKRNYWKLDSSQITTKMVRRHFKGILQLFPELASKVETEERNGSSEAGSAPRSPEPAACKAVQIRCEAKFSSPFSIESLLKRDSPCDRPSRPSPLSSVQVRVEQQPRLTHGQVGTKRPQLGQSWDKEEAGSSPICSTGGSTYTPNGAAKAIKRVQMCAELSFPIYTRAAPYYSSPHSGYITYSHDPLCFRL
- the LOC122786810 gene encoding uncharacterized protein LOC122786810, with product MLNKTKMFEAQLHQDAFFWKNNTYVAKIAFLLQAAPHRRLTFTQLRYLITSLTGDNRKTVRGNINVCLNIHPCFVKIPVDPSVVRSLVLKKYFWTLDPSQVTMKVLRRHFIGILHLFPELASKVETEERNGSSEAVSAPRSPEHAACKAVQIRCEAKFSGPFSIESLLKRDSPCDRPSRPSPLSSVQVRVELQPRLTHGQVGTKRRLSWDKEEDGSSPICSAAKTMKRMHVCTEPSYPIFTKPAPYFTYPHGTKYIIYPGPAFT